The following are encoded in a window of Arthrobacter antioxidans genomic DNA:
- a CDS encoding electron transfer flavoprotein subunit beta/FixA family protein, whose amino-acid sequence MDEATASGLRIAVLVKHVPDAQFDRHISGDDLTTVRSESILSELDEYALEAALQLVEAHGGAAAGHRVTAITMGPAAAVNAVKKSLQIGADDGVHLTDDALTGSDASATSRALAALLQHAGPFDLVLTGMASTDGETSLVPAQLAERLDLPQVTFAASLELTPGDGGWTLAARRDSDTYAETIEAPLPALVSVTDQINDPRYPNFKGIMAAKKKQIQVLSLQDIGLQADEVGFAGSWTTVEAAAPRPPRSQGIVITDEGDAGIRLVDFLAGQKLL is encoded by the coding sequence ATGGACGAGGCCACAGCAAGCGGACTGCGCATCGCGGTCCTGGTGAAGCATGTTCCGGACGCCCAGTTCGATCGCCATATCAGCGGCGACGACCTGACGACCGTCCGTTCGGAGAGCATCCTGTCCGAGCTCGACGAGTACGCGCTCGAAGCGGCCCTCCAGCTCGTCGAGGCCCACGGGGGCGCCGCCGCCGGGCACCGCGTCACGGCGATCACGATGGGCCCCGCGGCCGCGGTGAACGCAGTGAAGAAGTCCCTGCAGATCGGGGCGGACGACGGCGTCCACCTGACCGACGACGCCCTGACCGGCTCCGATGCCTCCGCCACCTCCCGGGCCCTCGCCGCCCTCCTGCAGCACGCCGGTCCGTTCGACCTGGTCCTCACCGGGATGGCGTCGACGGACGGCGAGACCTCGCTCGTGCCGGCGCAGCTGGCCGAACGGCTCGACCTGCCCCAGGTGACGTTCGCGGCGTCGCTCGAGCTGACGCCCGGCGACGGCGGCTGGACGCTCGCCGCGCGGCGGGACAGCGACACCTATGCGGAGACCATCGAGGCCCCGCTGCCTGCCCTGGTGTCGGTGACCGACCAGATCAACGATCCCCGGTACCCGAACTTCAAGGGCATCATGGCGGCGAAGAAGAAGCAGATCCAGGTCCTGTCCCTGCAGGACATCGGCCTGCAGGCCGACGAGGTGGGGTTCGCCGGATCATGGACGACTGTGGAGGCGGCTGCTCCGAGGCCGCCCCGCAGCCAGGGCATCGTCATCACCGACGAGGGCGACGCCGGCATCAGGCTCGTCGACTTCCTCGCCGGACAGAAGCTCCTCTAG